A window of Vibrio ishigakensis contains these coding sequences:
- a CDS encoding OmpH family outer membrane protein, with protein MKKLIKAAGLSLVVLSSSLVAHAAEAAQKVAYVNTAQIFQELPQREAVLKNLQDEFKDRTAELKALETKIKSKVDQARRDAELLGDDGVRQIQIEIAGLEAEYKLKGQSLERDGKRREAQEKQKLFKAIQDAVAKVAEKEGIDMVVDAQALQYAKPELDLSQKVIDELK; from the coding sequence TTGAAAAAACTGATCAAAGCAGCTGGCCTGAGCCTAGTAGTACTGAGTTCTTCGTTGGTTGCCCACGCAGCTGAAGCCGCTCAGAAGGTTGCCTATGTGAATACAGCACAAATTTTCCAGGAGCTTCCACAGCGTGAAGCGGTACTGAAAAACCTTCAAGACGAGTTTAAAGATCGCACTGCTGAGCTAAAGGCTCTTGAAACTAAGATCAAATCTAAGGTTGATCAAGCACGTCGTGATGCTGAGCTTCTAGGTGATGATGGTGTTCGTCAGATCCAAATCGAGATCGCTGGTCTTGAGGCTGAGTACAAGCTAAAAGGTCAATCTCTAGAGCGTGACGGCAAGCGTCGTGAAGCTCAAGAGAAGCAAAAACTGTTCAAGGCTATCCAAGACGCAGTAGCGAAAGTAGCTGAGAAAGAAGGCATTGATATGGTTGTTGACGCGCAAGCGCTTCAATACGCTAAGCCTGAACTAGACCTATCTCAAAAAGTTATCGACGAGCTTAAGTAA
- the bamA gene encoding outer membrane protein assembly factor BamA → MSLKRLLLTALLLGSSAAHAAGNFVVEDIKIEGLQRVALGAALLEMPVRVGDNVGSKDVSEIIKSLYQSGNYEDVKVLRDGNVLVVRVKERPTIASISFSGNKAIEEEQLSQNLNSSGVRVGEALDRTALSTIEKGLEDFYYSVGKYNASVQAVVTPLPRNRSDLKFVFSEGVSAKIKQINFIGNEVFTDSDLLSRFNLNVDVPWWNFLADDKYQKQVLAGDLEALKSYYLDRGYLKFKVDSSQVAISPDKKGVYITLFLDEGEQYKVENVEVRGELIGKREEFEGMNPFEKGDVYSGASVTAMEESIKRVLGESGYAYPEVRTIPEFDDENNTVSLVVNVEPGARIYVRDIRFVGNNTTKDEVLRREMRQMEGSWLNSRSLETGKTRLNRLGFFETVDVQTARVPGTTDQVDVIYTVKEANSGSVNFGVGYGTESGISFQVGLQQDNFLGTGNRVGINAMMNDYQKNVSLEYRDPYWNLDGVSLGGKIFYNMFEASEAGIVDYTNESYGGSLTWGFPFDELNFFELGIGYTHNSLSNLDPYVQIEKFLQSQGDNYDPMNNTLDTDDFDISLTWTRNNLNRGIFPTSGNHQRLTTKVTVPGSDAQYFKIQYDARQYFPLNQKQSFALLFRGRLGYGNGYGKTDGNDNLFPFYENFYAGGFTTLRGFGSNSVGPRAVYNDPTGCSGGVGGNNPCYSATDESAGGNATMLGSMELIVPTPFASDAVRNQIRTSLFVDAASVWDTEFQDVAIDPNLPGSEYYYDYSDPFAFRVSVGAAVQWMSPMGPLVFSLATPIEIYEGDDEEVFTFTIGRTF, encoded by the coding sequence ATGTCGTTAAAACGTTTACTGCTTACCGCGTTACTTCTAGGCAGTAGTGCAGCGCACGCTGCGGGAAACTTCGTAGTAGAAGATATTAAAATTGAAGGCCTTCAACGTGTTGCACTGGGTGCAGCTTTGCTTGAAATGCCAGTTCGTGTGGGTGATAACGTAGGCTCAAAGGATGTCTCCGAGATCATCAAATCCCTGTATCAATCGGGTAACTACGAAGATGTAAAGGTATTGCGTGATGGCAATGTGCTTGTGGTGCGTGTAAAAGAGCGCCCAACGATTGCTAGTATCTCGTTTTCCGGTAACAAGGCTATCGAAGAAGAGCAGTTAAGTCAGAACCTTAACTCTTCAGGTGTACGTGTGGGTGAAGCCCTAGACCGTACTGCTCTTAGCACTATCGAAAAAGGTCTTGAGGACTTCTATTACAGTGTGGGTAAGTACAACGCTTCTGTACAAGCTGTAGTTACGCCACTTCCTCGTAACCGTTCTGACCTTAAGTTTGTCTTCTCTGAGGGCGTATCTGCAAAAATCAAGCAGATCAACTTCATTGGCAACGAGGTGTTTACCGATTCTGACCTCCTTTCCCGCTTCAACCTAAACGTAGACGTGCCTTGGTGGAACTTCCTTGCTGATGATAAATATCAGAAACAGGTTCTAGCGGGTGACCTTGAAGCGTTGAAGTCTTACTACCTTGACCGTGGTTACTTGAAGTTCAAGGTGGACTCTAGCCAGGTTGCGATCTCTCCAGATAAGAAGGGTGTGTATATCACGCTATTCCTAGACGAGGGTGAGCAGTACAAGGTTGAGAATGTAGAGGTTCGCGGCGAGCTGATCGGTAAACGCGAAGAATTCGAAGGCATGAACCCATTTGAAAAGGGCGATGTCTACAGCGGTGCTTCGGTAACTGCGATGGAAGAATCCATCAAGCGCGTTTTGGGTGAATCAGGCTACGCCTACCCAGAAGTTCGCACCATCCCTGAATTCGATGACGAGAACAATACTGTATCTCTGGTAGTGAATGTTGAACCCGGTGCGCGTATCTATGTGCGTGATATCCGCTTTGTAGGTAACAACACTACTAAAGATGAAGTGCTGCGTCGTGAGATGCGTCAGATGGAAGGCTCATGGCTGAACTCTCGCTCTCTTGAGACAGGTAAAACCCGTCTAAACCGTCTGGGTTTCTTTGAGACTGTAGATGTTCAAACTGCACGTGTTCCTGGCACCACTGACCAAGTAGACGTTATCTACACGGTTAAAGAGGCCAACTCAGGTAGCGTAAACTTTGGTGTCGGTTATGGTACTGAGTCAGGTATCAGCTTCCAGGTAGGTCTACAACAAGACAACTTCTTAGGTACGGGTAACCGCGTTGGTATCAACGCTATGATGAACGACTACCAGAAGAACGTGAGCCTTGAGTACCGTGACCCATACTGGAACCTAGATGGTGTGAGTTTGGGTGGTAAGATCTTCTACAACATGTTTGAGGCATCTGAAGCGGGTATCGTCGACTATACCAACGAAAGTTATGGTGGCTCTCTAACCTGGGGTTTCCCATTCGATGAATTAAACTTCTTCGAGCTAGGTATAGGTTATACCCACAACAGTCTGTCCAACCTTGACCCTTATGTTCAGATCGAGAAATTCCTGCAGTCTCAGGGTGATAACTATGATCCGATGAATAACACTCTGGATACAGACGATTTTGATATTTCTCTGACTTGGACGCGCAACAATCTGAACCGTGGTATTTTCCCGACTTCGGGTAACCACCAACGCCTAACCACTAAGGTGACGGTTCCGGGTTCAGACGCACAGTACTTCAAGATCCAGTACGATGCGCGTCAATACTTCCCATTGAACCAGAAACAGAGCTTTGCACTTCTGTTCCGTGGTCGTCTAGGTTACGGTAATGGTTATGGTAAAACGGATGGTAACGACAACCTGTTCCCATTCTATGAAAACTTCTACGCAGGTGGTTTCACTACTCTACGTGGCTTTGGTTCGAACTCAGTTGGTCCAAGAGCGGTTTACAATGACCCGACTGGCTGTTCTGGTGGTGTAGGTGGTAACAACCCATGTTACTCCGCAACAGATGAATCAGCGGGTGGTAACGCCACCATGCTAGGTAGTATGGAGCTTATCGTTCCAACACCATTTGCAAGTGATGCCGTTCGAAACCAAATTCGAACCAGTCTATTTGTTGATGCTGCAAGTGTTTGGGACACTGAGTTCCAAGACGTAGCAATCGACCCTAACTTACCGGGTTCAGAGTACTACTATGACTACTCTGATCCATTCGCATTCCGTGTCTCTGTTGGTGCGGCGGTGCAGTGGATGTCACCGATGGGACCTCTGGTCTTCTCGTTGGCAACTCCTATTGAAATCTATGAAGGCGATGACGAGGAAGTCTTTACCTTCACCATTGGTAGAACCTTCTAA
- the rseP gene encoding sigma E protease regulator RseP: MTSVLWNFAAFVVALGILVAVHEYGHFWVARKCGVKVHKFSIGFGKSIWNKIGKDGTEYSISVIPLGGYVKMLDGRVDEVAEHEKHLAFDQKSLSQRSAIVAAGPIANFLFAIVAYWLVFLIGIPAVKPVIGDVTPNSIVAEAGILPGMELTSVNGVKTADWESVNMGLVAKIGDDSMTMTLTSPDELGLEKQYTLDLREWSFDPETESAMSTLGFRPYSPEIYLTLATVQEGGAADQAGLEVGDTILSVNGESVTQWQEFATIIRDNPGRSLELAVDRNGSVERLTLIPGERKGRNGAMGFAGISPTVDEWPADYRFDLRFGPIEAIGKAAEKTKQVIGLTLTMLKKLVTGDVGLNNLSGPISIAKGAGATADYGIAYFLGFLALISINLGIINLMPLPILDGGHLMFFAVEAVIRRPVPEKIQDMGYRVGGAIIFALMSIAILNDFMRL, translated from the coding sequence ATGACTTCCGTATTATGGAACTTTGCGGCATTTGTTGTCGCCCTTGGCATTTTGGTTGCAGTGCATGAGTACGGCCATTTTTGGGTCGCCCGTAAATGCGGTGTAAAGGTACACAAATTCTCTATCGGTTTTGGTAAATCTATCTGGAACAAGATAGGTAAAGACGGAACCGAGTACTCCATTTCTGTGATTCCGCTTGGTGGCTACGTCAAGATGCTCGATGGTCGAGTTGATGAAGTGGCTGAGCATGAAAAACACCTCGCCTTTGACCAAAAATCTCTCTCTCAACGCAGTGCTATTGTCGCTGCCGGTCCAATCGCCAACTTTTTATTCGCTATAGTTGCTTATTGGCTGGTCTTTTTGATTGGTATTCCAGCGGTTAAACCAGTAATTGGTGACGTAACGCCCAACTCTATAGTTGCCGAAGCAGGAATTTTGCCAGGCATGGAACTAACGTCGGTGAACGGCGTCAAAACCGCAGATTGGGAGTCGGTCAACATGGGGCTGGTAGCCAAGATTGGCGACGATAGCATGACCATGACCCTAACCTCGCCAGATGAGCTTGGGCTTGAGAAGCAATATACGCTGGATTTGCGTGAGTGGTCGTTTGACCCTGAAACCGAATCGGCAATGTCGACCCTTGGCTTTAGACCCTATTCACCTGAGATTTATCTGACCCTTGCTACGGTGCAAGAGGGGGGGGCAGCAGATCAGGCTGGCCTTGAGGTTGGTGACACGATTTTGTCAGTAAATGGCGAGTCTGTGACACAGTGGCAAGAGTTTGCCACCATTATCCGCGATAATCCGGGGCGCTCTTTAGAGCTGGCAGTGGATAGAAATGGCTCCGTTGAGCGTTTGACTTTGATTCCGGGTGAGCGCAAAGGCCGAAATGGCGCAATGGGCTTTGCTGGCATCTCACCAACTGTGGATGAGTGGCCGGCTGATTATCGCTTTGACCTGCGTTTTGGCCCGATAGAAGCTATCGGCAAAGCAGCAGAAAAAACAAAACAGGTTATTGGTCTAACCCTAACCATGCTGAAGAAGCTGGTAACAGGTGATGTTGGCTTGAATAACTTGAGCGGCCCTATCTCTATAGCCAAGGGAGCGGGAGCCACAGCTGATTATGGTATTGCCTATTTCTTAGGATTTTTGGCCCTGATCAGTATTAACTTAGGAATTATTAACCTGATGCCTTTGCCAATTTTGGATGGTGGGCATCTGATGTTTTTCGCAGTCGAGGCTGTGATTCGTCGTCCGGTACCAGAAAAAATCCAAGATATGGGGTACCGAGTTGGGGGCGCGATCATCTTTGCTTTGATGTCTATTGCGATCTTAAACGATTTTATGCGCCTGTAA
- the ispC gene encoding 1-deoxy-D-xylulose-5-phosphate reductoisomerase has translation MQRLSILGATGSIGTSTLKVVTQNPDRYQVFALGAGSNVQKMVQLCRQWQPEYAVMADDAAALALRNELASIGLKTRVLSGDEGMCFIASAPEVDMVMAAIVGAAGLLSTMAAVQAGKRVLLANKEALVMSGQLFVDAVKQYGAELMPVDSEHNAIFQCLPESVQTNLGHCSLTDAGVERILLTGSGGPFRYSAIEELASVTPEQAIAHPNWSMGPKISVDSATMMNKGLEYVEARWLFNTNREQLKVVVHPQSVIHSMVQYKDGSTLAQMGEPDMCTPIALTLSYPERVQAGVKALDFTQVGELTFMQPDFSRYPCLELAIEACYSGQHATTALNAANEIAVEAFLGRQIAFTDIAKVNAAVMNKVCATEHARELDSLESLIELDRMARILAREHLS, from the coding sequence ATGCAAAGACTCTCCATCCTTGGAGCTACAGGCTCTATAGGCACAAGTACCCTTAAGGTTGTAACGCAAAATCCTGATCGCTATCAGGTTTTTGCCCTTGGTGCTGGCAGCAACGTACAGAAGATGGTGCAGCTGTGCCGTCAATGGCAACCTGAATATGCGGTAATGGCTGACGATGCAGCTGCCTTAGCCCTGCGCAATGAACTTGCTTCAATCGGTTTGAAGACACGTGTTCTCTCTGGTGATGAGGGCATGTGCTTTATCGCCTCTGCACCAGAGGTGGATATGGTGATGGCGGCTATTGTTGGTGCTGCTGGTCTTCTTTCTACCATGGCGGCGGTGCAAGCAGGCAAGCGTGTATTGCTCGCTAACAAAGAAGCTTTGGTGATGTCTGGTCAGCTGTTTGTTGATGCTGTTAAGCAATATGGCGCTGAGCTTATGCCAGTAGATAGCGAACACAATGCCATCTTTCAGTGCTTGCCAGAATCAGTTCAAACTAATCTAGGGCACTGTAGTCTAACTGATGCAGGGGTAGAGCGCATTCTACTCACAGGTTCTGGTGGCCCATTCCGCTACTCTGCGATTGAAGAGCTAGCAAGCGTTACCCCTGAACAAGCCATTGCACATCCAAACTGGTCTATGGGGCCTAAGATCTCTGTAGACTCTGCGACTATGATGAACAAGGGCCTTGAGTACGTTGAGGCACGTTGGCTGTTCAATACTAACCGCGAACAACTAAAGGTGGTGGTGCACCCACAGTCGGTGATTCACTCTATGGTTCAGTATAAGGATGGCTCAACGCTTGCGCAGATGGGTGAGCCAGATATGTGCACCCCGATCGCATTAACGCTTTCTTACCCAGAGCGCGTACAAGCGGGAGTTAAGGCGCTTGATTTTACCCAAGTGGGTGAACTGACCTTTATGCAGCCTGATTTCTCCCGTTATCCTTGCTTGGAACTAGCAATTGAAGCTTGTTATAGTGGTCAGCACGCAACGACAGCGCTAAATGCAGCCAATGAGATTGCCGTTGAGGCATTCTTGGGACGTCAGATTGCATTTACCGATATCGCCAAGGTAAATGCAGCGGTAATGAACAAGGTTTGTGCAACTGAGCACGCCAGAGAATTGGATAGCTTGGAAAGCTTGATTGAGCTAGATAGAATGGCGCGAATTTTAGCGAGAGAGCATCTAAGTTAA
- a CDS encoding phosphatidate cytidylyltransferase produces MKQRIITALILAPLVILGVFMLPLTGFMLMLGFITLLGLWEWTQFVEMGTRAQKMVLLFASFLIPFLFIPESTLKLSELSGALLIIVVAGAIWWLVASALAITYPKSTPAWKDSDLLRFVFGVLTLVPFFWSIAALRAIDIDTDFYYGAKLVMYVCALVWAADSGAYFAGRRFGKHKMAPSVSPNKTIEGLIGGIIVAMLIGWGLTHWFGLEFSTPWLMMLLTLVTVVISVLGDLVESMFKRVAGIKDSSNIIPGHGGVLDRIDSLTAAFPVFTVLYFMLQ; encoded by the coding sequence TTGAAGCAACGCATTATCACGGCACTGATTCTTGCGCCCCTAGTTATCCTTGGGGTATTTATGCTGCCGCTAACGGGCTTTATGTTAATGCTCGGATTTATCACCCTGCTAGGACTGTGGGAATGGACCCAGTTTGTTGAGATGGGTACCCGAGCGCAAAAGATGGTCCTGCTATTTGCCAGTTTTTTAATCCCGTTCCTATTCATCCCAGAAAGCACATTAAAGCTTTCTGAACTTAGTGGTGCGCTGCTAATAATCGTAGTCGCAGGCGCTATATGGTGGCTGGTGGCAAGTGCACTAGCGATCACCTACCCGAAATCTACTCCAGCCTGGAAAGATTCAGACCTACTGCGTTTTGTATTTGGCGTACTGACTCTGGTTCCTTTCTTCTGGAGCATTGCAGCCCTGCGCGCTATCGATATCGATACTGACTTTTACTACGGTGCCAAGCTTGTGATGTACGTATGTGCTCTAGTTTGGGCTGCAGACAGTGGCGCTTATTTCGCAGGTCGTCGCTTCGGCAAGCATAAGATGGCACCTAGCGTGAGCCCGAACAAGACCATTGAAGGTCTGATTGGCGGTATTATTGTAGCCATGCTTATCGGCTGGGGCTTAACCCATTGGTTCGGATTGGAGTTTTCAACCCCTTGGCTAATGATGCTGCTCACCCTAGTGACTGTGGTGATTTCAGTATTAGGTGATCTGGTTGAAAGCATGTTCAAGCGCGTTGCTGGCATCAAAGATAGCAGTAACATCATTCCTGGCCATGGCGGCGTTTTAGACCGTATCGATAGCCTAACAGCTGCCTTCCCTGTATTTACTGTGCTTTACTTTATGTTGCAGTAG
- a CDS encoding isoprenyl transferase → MSDIPLSNAALPQHIAFIMDGNGRWAKAQGKPRVFGHKKGVNAVRKTITAAAKLGVKAVTFFAFSSENWRRPEEEVSLLMDLFITLLSKEVKRLHKNDLKLRIIGDKSRFSPKLQEKIAEAEELTKNNQGLVINVAANYGGKWDIVQATQSLAQQVAKGEIQPSDINEQLMSGALSLSDLPEVDLLIRTSGESRLSNFLLWQVAYAEFYFCETHWPDFDEDTLSEAISWFVNRERRFGCTGEQIKALMDQK, encoded by the coding sequence ATGTCTGACATTCCTCTCTCCAATGCTGCGCTTCCGCAACATATTGCCTTCATTATGGACGGTAACGGTCGCTGGGCTAAAGCTCAGGGTAAGCCGCGTGTATTCGGCCATAAAAAAGGGGTTAATGCGGTAAGAAAAACCATTACTGCAGCAGCAAAACTTGGGGTTAAAGCGGTAACTTTTTTCGCATTTAGTAGCGAAAACTGGCGTCGTCCAGAGGAAGAAGTTAGCTTGCTAATGGATCTCTTCATCACTTTGCTTTCTAAAGAAGTAAAGCGACTGCACAAAAACGACCTTAAGCTAAGAATCATTGGTGATAAGAGCCGTTTTTCTCCTAAACTTCAGGAAAAAATCGCTGAGGCAGAGGAGCTGACCAAGAACAACCAAGGCTTGGTGATTAACGTTGCGGCTAACTATGGCGGCAAGTGGGATATCGTTCAGGCAACTCAGTCACTGGCACAGCAAGTGGCCAAGGGTGAAATCCAGCCTAGTGATATCAACGAACAGCTGATGTCAGGCGCACTTAGCCTGTCCGATCTACCTGAGGTGGACCTGCTGATTCGCACCAGCGGTGAGTCACGTTTAAGCAACTTCTTGTTGTGGCAGGTGGCTTATGCGGAGTTCTACTTCTGTGAAACGCATTGGCCAGATTTTGATGAGGATACCCTCTCTGAGGCGATCTCATGGTTTGTGAATCGTGAGCGCCGCTTTGGTTGCACCGGAGAGCAGATCAAAGCACTAATGGATCAAAAATAA
- the frr gene encoding ribosome recycling factor, which produces MINEIQQDAQQRMEKSVEALKTTLSKVRTGRAHPSLLSGISVEYYGAPTPLNQVANVIAEDARTLAITVFDKELAPKVEKAIMQSDLGLNPMSAGTVIRVPLPPLTEERRKDLVKIVRGEAEGARVAIRNIRRDANSDFKALLKDKEISEDEDRKAQDEVQKLTDAAVKKVDEVLGAKEKELMEV; this is translated from the coding sequence GTGATTAACGAAATCCAACAAGATGCTCAGCAGCGCATGGAAAAAAGCGTTGAAGCACTAAAAACCACTCTTTCTAAAGTACGTACTGGTCGTGCACACCCGAGCCTACTTTCTGGTATCTCGGTTGAGTACTACGGCGCACCAACGCCTCTAAACCAAGTAGCTAACGTAATCGCAGAAGACGCACGTACTCTTGCTATCACAGTATTCGACAAAGAGCTTGCTCCTAAAGTTGAAAAAGCAATCATGCAGTCTGACCTAGGTCTAAACCCAATGTCTGCTGGCACTGTAATCCGCGTTCCACTTCCACCGCTAACGGAAGAGCGTCGTAAAGACCTAGTTAAGATCGTTCGTGGTGAAGCTGAAGGCGCTCGTGTTGCTATCCGTAACATCCGTCGTGACGCAAACAGCGACTTTAAAGCGCTTCTAAAAGATAAAGAAATCTCTGAAGATGAAGATCGTAAAGCACAAGACGAAGTTCAAAAACTAACTGACGCTGCTGTTAAGAAAGTAGACGAAGTACTTGGTGCTAAAGAAAAAGAGCTGATGGAAGTTTAA
- the pyrH gene encoding UMP kinase, with protein sequence MTTNPKPAYQRILLKLSGEALQGDEGFGIDPAILDRMAQEVKELVELGVEVGVVIGGGNLFRGAGLAEAGMNRVVGDHMGMLATVMNGLAMRDALHRAYVNARVMSAIPLKGVCDDYNWADAIRELRQGRVVIFSAGTGNPFFTTDSAACLRGIEIEADVVLKATKVDGVYNADPVKNPDAELYSNLSYNAVLEQELKVMDLAAFTLARDHKMPIRVFNMNKPGALRRVVMGESEGTLITEA encoded by the coding sequence ATGACTACAAACCCAAAACCGGCGTATCAGCGTATTTTGTTAAAACTGAGTGGTGAAGCACTTCAAGGTGATGAAGGCTTCGGCATCGATCCAGCGATCTTGGATCGTATGGCCCAGGAAGTTAAGGAGCTTGTAGAACTTGGCGTAGAAGTGGGTGTTGTTATCGGTGGTGGTAACCTTTTCCGCGGCGCAGGTCTGGCTGAAGCAGGTATGAACCGCGTAGTGGGTGACCACATGGGTATGCTAGCAACAGTAATGAACGGCCTAGCAATGCGTGACGCACTGCACCGTGCTTACGTAAACGCACGTGTAATGTCAGCTATCCCTCTTAAGGGTGTGTGTGACGACTACAACTGGGCAGACGCTATCCGTGAACTTCGTCAAGGCCGTGTAGTTATCTTCTCTGCAGGTACAGGTAACCCATTCTTCACAACTGACTCTGCTGCATGTCTACGTGGTATCGAAATCGAAGCTGACGTTGTTCTAAAAGCAACAAAAGTTGACGGCGTATACAATGCTGACCCTGTGAAGAACCCAGACGCTGAACTTTACTCAAACTTGTCGTACAATGCTGTGCTAGAGCAAGAGCTAAAAGTTATGGACCTTGCTGCATTCACACTAGCGCGTGACCACAAAATGCCGATCCGCGTGTTTAACATGAATAAACCAGGTGCGCTACGTCGTGTAGTGATGGGCGAATCTGAAGGTACCTTGATCACCGAAGCATAA
- the tsf gene encoding translation elongation factor Ts has product MAVTAALVKELRDRTGAGMMDCKKALNETNGDIELAIENMRKSGAAKAAKKAGNVAAEGAIIIKEENGVAVLLEVNCQTDFVAKDENFTAFAEEVAAAALASKASVEELKEKFEETRVALVAKIGENVNIRRVQYVEGTALAAYRHGEKIGVVVAGEGDAETLKHVAMHVAASRPEFVNPEDVPADVVEKEKAVQVEIAMNEGKPAEIAEKMVIGRMKKFTGEISLTGQAFVMEPKKSVGEILKERGASVSSFVCLVVGEGIDKGEEMSFADEVAAAQKG; this is encoded by the coding sequence ATGGCTGTAACTGCTGCTCTAGTAAAAGAACTGCGCGACCGCACTGGCGCAGGCATGATGGACTGTAAGAAGGCGCTGAACGAAACTAACGGCGACATCGAACTAGCAATCGAAAACATGCGTAAATCTGGTGCTGCTAAAGCTGCTAAGAAAGCAGGTAACGTAGCTGCTGAAGGTGCAATCATCATCAAAGAAGAAAACGGTGTTGCTGTTCTTCTTGAAGTTAACTGCCAAACTGACTTCGTTGCTAAAGATGAAAACTTCACAGCTTTCGCTGAAGAAGTTGCTGCTGCTGCTCTAGCTTCTAAAGCTTCTGTTGAAGAGCTAAAAGAGAAATTCGAAGAAACTCGTGTTGCTCTAGTAGCTAAAATCGGTGAGAACGTAAACATCCGTCGCGTACAGTACGTTGAAGGTACTGCACTTGCTGCTTACCGTCACGGTGAGAAGATCGGTGTTGTTGTTGCTGGTGAAGGCGACGCAGAAACTCTTAAGCACGTTGCAATGCACGTTGCTGCATCTCGTCCTGAGTTCGTTAACCCAGAAGACGTACCAGCTGACGTAGTTGAGAAAGAGAAAGCGGTTCAAGTTGAGATCGCAATGAACGAAGGCAAGCCTGCTGAAATCGCTGAAAAGATGGTTATCGGCCGCATGAAGAAGTTCACTGGCGAAATCTCTCTAACTGGCCAAGCGTTCGTAATGGAGCCTAAGAAATCTGTAGGCGAAATCCTTAAAGAGCGTGGCGCATCAGTTTCTTCTTTCGTTTGCCTAGTAGTAGGTGAAGGTATCGACAAAGGCGAAGAAATGAGCTTCGCTGACGAAGTTGCTGCAGCGCAAAAAGGTTAA